The DNA sequence CTCTTCGCGGATCAAACGTCCGGCGCGAAGAACGAGGCGAGTCCCCTCCCCCCCTTCGGGAGCGGTGAGAAGCTCGACCTCCGCCACCGAGGCGATGCTCGGGAGCGCCTCGCCCCGAAAACCGAACGTGGCGACACGGAGGATGTCGTCGGCGTCCCGGATCTTGCTCGTCGCGTGGCGCGCGAAGGCGAGGCGCGCGTCCTCGGCGTCCATTCCGGCGCCGTCGTCGGCGACCTCGATGAGAGCGCCGCCCCCCTCCTCCACGCGGACCTCGATCGCCCGCGCGTCCGCATCGAGCGCGTTCTCGACGAGCTCCTTCGCGACCGAGGCGGGGCGCTCGACCACCTCCCCCGCGGCGATCCGGTTCGCCGCCGACTCCGGGAGCACGCGGATCTTCGCCATCGCTACGCCCCTCCGTTCGCGGGGCCGAGCCGGGACTTCCATTCGTGCAGGAGCCGAAGCCCTTCGAGCGGCGGAAGGCGGTCGGGGTCGATCTCCCGGATCTCGTCCGCGATCCGCTCCTCCTCGCTCCGGAAGAGCGGGATCTGGCGGGGGACCCCCTTGCCGAGCACATCGATCGGCTTCGTCACGTGCTCGCGCTCGAGGTGCGCGAGAACCTCCTTCGCTCGCCGCACGACCTCCTCGGGAAGCCCGGCGAGGCGCGCGACCTGGATGCCGTAACTCCGGTCGACGCTCCCCGGGACGACCTGCCGGAGGAAGACGACGCGGTCGCCGTACTCCTTGACGAGGACGGAGAAGTTCCGCACGCGCGCGAGTTCGTCCGCGAGGACGGCGAGCTCGTGGTAGTGCGTCGCGAAGAGCGTCTTCGCGCCGACCTCCTCGTGCCGGTGCAGGTACTCGACCACCGCCCACGCGATCGAGACCCCGTCGAACGTCGAGGTCCCGCGCCCGATCTCGTCGAGAAGGACGAGGGAGCGCGGCGTGGCGTTGTGGAGGATGTTCGCCGTCTCGGTCATCTCGACGAGGAAGGTGCTCTGTCCGCGCGCGAGATCGTCCGCCGCGCCGACCCGGGTGAAGATCCGGTCCGCCGCGCCGAGCTCCGCGCTCTCCGCCGGCACGAAGGAGCCGGCCTGCGCGAGGATCTGGATGAGCGCGACCTGGCGAAGATACGTCGACTTCCCCGCCATGTTGGGGCCGGTGAGGATGTGGATCTGGCTCTCCGCCGCGTCGAGGTCGGTGTCGTTCGGCACGAACCGTCCGGGGCCGAGGATCGCCTCGACGACCGGGTGCCTTCCCGCGCGAATCCGGATTCGGTTCTCGCCGTCGACCCTCGGGCGCGCGTACTTCCTACGGACCGCGCAGTCGGCGAGGGCGAGAAGGACGTCGATCGCGGCGGCGGCTTCTCCGATCCTGCGGATCCGGGGCCCCTCCGCGGCGGCGGCGGCCCGCACCTCGACGAACCGCTCCTCCTCGAGCGCGCGGATCCGCTCCTCGGCGCCGAGGATCCGCTCCTCCTGCTCCTTGAGCTCGGGCGTGATGTACCGCTCGGCGCCGACGAGCGTCTGTTTCCGCGTGTACGAGGGGGGCACCTCTTGCGAGCGGCTCTTGGAGACTTCAATATAATATCCAAAAACTTTGTTGTAGCCGACCTTGAGGTTCGGGATGCCGGTCTTCTTCCGCTCGCGCTCCTGGAAGCCGGCAATCCATCCCCGTCCGTCCGTGCCGATGCTCCGGAGATCGTCGAGCTCCGCGTCGAAACCCTCGCGGATCACCCCCCCCTCCTTCATCGAGAGAGGGGGCTCATCGACGATCGCGCGCTCGATGAGATCGGCGAGCGCATCGAGGCTCTCCGCCCGCTCCGCGAGGGCCGCGAAACGCCGGCTCTCGGCGCCCGCGAGGCGCTCCCGAAGGTGCGGCACGAGGCGGAGCGAGCCTTTGAGCGCGACGACGTCGCGCGGGGTGCCGCGGCCGAGAACGATCTTCCCCGCCAGCCGCTCGAGATCGCCGAAGCGGCGGAGGAGATCGCGAACCTCCTCCCGCCACGAGGAGCGGCGGACCGCCTCCGCCACCGCTTCCAGGCGCTCCTCGATCCTCGCCGGATCGACGAGCGGGCGGAGGAGCCAATCGCGAAGAAGCCTCCCCCCCATCGCGGTGACGGTGGCGTCGAGAACGCCGATCAGCGTCCCGCTCTCCGCCCCCTCGCGGATCGGGCGGAAGATCTCGAGATTTCGCCGCGTGGTCTCGTCGAGGATGAGGTGATCCCGCGTCCGGATCGGGAGGACTCGGTCGATGTGGCGAAGGTCGGTCCGTCCGAGCGCGCGGAGATAATCGAGGAGAGCGGCCGCGGCGGCGAGCCCGCCCGCGAGGTCCGCGCACCCGAAGCCATCGAGCGTCTCGACCCCGAGATGATTCTTGAGGGCGCGCTCCCCGCTCTCGGCGTCGAACTTCCAATCCTCGACGTGCGTGAGGGAGGGCTCGCGGCTTCCCGCGGCGGTGAGAGAGAACGAACCGCGCTTCCCCTCCGGAAGGAGGAGCTCGGAAGGCTCGAAGCGGGCGACCTCCTCCGCGATCTCCTCGTCCGCGATCTCGCCGATTCGGAAATCGCCGGCCGCGAGGTCGATCGCCGCGATCCCCCACGCCCTCTTCTCTCGCCCGGCGCCCGGCGCGAGCGCGACGAGGTAGTTCGGGCGCTTCCCCTCGAGGAGGCTTCCGACGAGGGCGGTCCCCGGCGTGATGACCTCGGTCACCTCGCGCCGCACGAGGCCCTTCGCCTTCTTGGGATCCTCGGTCTGATCGCAGACGGCGACCTTGCAGCCGAGGCGAAGGAGGCGGTCGATGTAGTGATCCGCCTTGTGCCAGGGGACCCCGGCGAGAGGGATCGGCGTCTCCTCTCCCTTTGATCGCGTGGTGAGCGTGAGCCCGAGGAGCTGCGAGGCGACCTCCGCGTCCTCGTGGAACATCTCGAAGAAGTCGCCCATGCGGAAGAAGAGGATGGCGTCCGGATGCTGCTCCTTCACCGCCCAGTACTGGCGCATCATCGGCGTCCGGGCGTCCATCACTCGTCTTCCGGAAGCGCGCGGACGATGTCCCCCCCGAGCCCTTGCCGAGAGAGGTGTTCTCTCGCCGTCTGCGCCTCCTCGGGCGTGGCAAAGGGGCCGACGCGGACCCGATAGAGAACGCGTCCTTCTCCGCCGCTCGGATAGACGTCGATCGCGCCGACCCCCCGGGCCCTCTCGCCGGCGACGAAACGCCGGGCATTGCTTTCATCCTCGAAGGAAGCGATCTGAACATAATAGACGGCGAGGATCGTGTCCCGAGGGGGCGGGGCCGGAGGAGCCGCTGCTTCCGCGGCAACTTCCTCCGGGGCGCGCCGCGGCGTCTCCCCGGAGCCGGCGGCGGCCCGATCCTCGCGCGTGTCCGCCCCCTCGAGACGAGCCTTGAGGAGGAGCGCCGGGGCGCTGAAATCGTGCCTCCCGGCGAGAAGAGGTTTCAACACCGATGCCGCCCGATCGAGGGAACCCTTCCGAGAGAGCGCCTCGGCAGCGAGGTATCGGGCGCGGATCGCGGGGGGTGCGTCTCTTCCGTTCTCGGCTGTCCCGAGGAGAAGCTGGATTCCCGAATCGACTTCTCCCGCCGCGACGAGCGCGAGCCCGCGCCAGCAGGATGCGTCCATCTTCTCCTCCCCCGCGAGCAGCCTCGCCGCCTTCCCGAAATCGTCGGCGGCCGCCCGGTACGCGCCGACCGCGAAGCGATAGCGCCCGAGCGCGAACCAAGCGCGCGGGTCGTCCCAGCGATCGGCCAGGCGGGCGAGGCGCTCGAGGTAGACCGGGCCGTCCGGCTCGAGCTCGTTCCAGCGGAAGAGCGCCTCGTTTCCAAGCGCGCTCCCCTCGTGTTCATCGGCGATGCGCCGGAGCTCGGCGCGCGCCTCCTCGGCCTCTCCCGCGGCGAGAAGCTCGTCGGCGGCCGAGAAGATGCCACCCACGGCCGGCGCGCTTCCGATCGCGAGCGGGATCAGGATCGCGAGGAGGAGGTCGCCGGACCGGGAGCGGCGGCGTTCCACGTCAGGCATTGGGGGCACCTCCAGAACGGTTCCTCGCCGGGAAAGCCGCAGCGGGGGCACGCGAGGGGGGGCGTGGGGATCGGGTTCTCTTTCAGGAAGTCGGCCGCCTCGCGGACCGCCCGTTCGGGGGTCCGGTTCGTGCACAAGAGATAGAGAAGCCGGCTTCGCGCCGCAGAGGATGACGGATCGCTCTCCACCGCGCGCCGCGCGGAGTCGATCGCCTTGTTGTCCTCCCCTCGCCGGGAGTAGAAGTCCGAAAGGGCGAGAAGCGTCGGCGGGTTCTCCGGCGCTCGGCCGAGAATCGCTTGGAAGACCTCCTCCAAGCGGTTCAGGTTTCCGGTTTCGAAGAGAGCCTGCTCGAGGCGATCGAACGTGACGTAGGCCAGTTCCGGCGCCGCCTGGTGGAAACGCTCCCAATACCCGATCGCCTCCTCCATCTCGCCCGCGTCGTACGCGATCGCGCCGAGCCGGTAGAGAGCCTCGGCGCATTCCGGATGAAGCTTCAACGCTTCAAGAAAAATCAGCTTCGCGCGTTCCGCATCCCCCGCTTGGAGGACCGAGCTCCCGCAGATCGCGCGGTAGCGGGCCAGCTTCTCCGGCGCCTTCTCCTTCCGGATCTTCATCCCTTCCCGGAAAAGCTCGTAGGCCTCGTCCCATTCCGAGCGCCGCTCGTGGAGGGCGACCATCTTCGAGCGGATCCTCGCGTTCTCCTTGTCGTGCGCCAGAAGGCCGGAGAGGACCTGGAGCGCCTCTTCGGTCCGGCGCAGCGCGAGAAGATCGTCCGCGATCGCCTCGCGGACGCGCGCCTTCTCCTCGGCGCTCAGCTTGCGGCGAAGGATCGTCCCGACGTCGAGATCGCGATGGATGCGGAGCGCGCGGTCGAGCGCCCCCCGCTTCCGGAGCAGACTGCCGAGCCGAAGGTACGCGTCGGTATTCGTCGGATCGACCTGGACGGTCTGTCGAAGCTCCCGGAGCGCGTTCTCCTCGTCCCCTTCGAGAAGCGCGTTCAGCGCTTCCACGTAGCGAGGGCGCGGCGCGGGTCTTCTCCGTCGGAGAATCCAGACGATCAGCCCGGCGACCGCAAGAAGAAAGAGGAGGCCGAGCAGAAGGACGGCCGGGGATTCGGGTCTGCCGTAGTTGCCCAGCATGCGGGTTCCGTTCTATGGCCTTTCGGAGAGCGGGTTGCCTTCGTCTTCATCGACGACCGGAATGTTCCGGAGGGCGATCAGCTCCTTCTCGTATTGCTTGTTCCGCATTCGGAGCTCCCGGATCCGAAACTGCAGCCGGATCGTGTGCACGAGAAGGTACAGGAACGTGAGCAGGGACCCGAGGAGGAACGCCAGGAAGAGCGCGAGCACGAGCGGGACGTCGTAGAACGTTCCGAAGTACAGATTGAGCTTGACCCGCGGTTCCGGGTTCAGGACGGCGATGCCGAGCACGAGCAAGAGAATCAGAAGGAGCAGGAAGGACGTCAGGATTCGGCCCACGGTTTGTTCCCGCCTTTCCTCGGTGGATCCGCTTCCGTGTCGGGATTCTAGGGGGCTCGGCGGGGTCTGTCAATGCCCTTCGGGCGCGGGTCTTGCGCCGCGCCGCTTCTGTCTCCCGTGTCGTCGGACGCGCGGGTCCCAGACGACGAGGTCTGTCTTGCTCCGGAGACGGGGGGCGGGGCAGAGCGGCGAGTTGCCGCGCGCCGCGCGCGGCATGTTTGAGCAAGCGAGCCTCACCCTCGGCGCCGGAGCTTCCCGTCTTCGCTGGATCGGATCCGCGTTTTCCTGTCGCCGCCACCCGCCGTGGTTGCGTTGGTGAACGGCGGGTCTCTCCTTCGCGCCGCATGCGCGAAGGAGCTTCCTCGCCACCCCGTCGCTCTTCGCGACGGGGAGCCCCGGCTCGGTCGTGTCGGCGGCTGTCCGCTCGATGCTCGCCAGTCGCCCTTTCGGGCTAGGAAATAGGGTATCAGGTACCGAATTTAGAAGGCGAACGAGCCGGAGACGCGGTGCGTGTCGTCGAGGTCCGCGTTCGTGAGAAACGCGTAGTCGAGAGAGAGCGCGTTCCCTCCGAACGGAATCCGGAAGCCCGCGCCCGCGGCGAAGGCGTTCTCCCCCGAGCGTTCCTGTCCGAGCCGAAGCGCGAGGCGTTCGCGGAAGAAGTACTCGAGCCCGAGCCGGAGGTCGGCGCTCGCCTCGCCCATCCAGTAGGCGGTCGCGTACTTCCTCCCCTCGAAGCGCGCGTCGATGTCCGCCGCAAGAGTGAGCCTTCCCCCGATCGAGGGGAGATGAAACGGATACGAAACGCCGAGCTTCACCGTCGGCAGGATGGTTTCCGTCTCTTTCTTCCATGCAAGAAACGTCGTGGTCGCGTCCTGCACGTTGATCCCGACAGAGAGACGCCTCCACGGGCGGAGCAGGGTCCCGACGTCGAAGCCGATTCCGAGGGCGGAATCGTCGCCGATGCTCTTGCGGAGGATCTTCGCGCTCCCCCCGACCGCCGCCCAACTCTTCCAGAGGCGGCCGTACGAGAAGAAGAAACCCCACTCCGCGTCGCTCACCCAGCGGGAGACGTACGGCCGGAGCGTCGTCGAGTCGAGCTCCGTGTAGCCGATGTCGTCGATCCCGGTCCGCACGAACGAGAAGCCGAACGCGGCGCGGTTCTCGTTCGCCGTTCCGAGCTGCTGCACGAAGCTCCCTGCGTCGTAGTTCACGAGATCCCCGAACCGTTCCGAGTGCATGAAGACGATCTCGCGCCGCTCGACGAAAATCATGCCGGCCGGATTCCAGTAGCCGGCGGTCGCGTCGTCCGCGACGCTGACGAACGCGCCCCCCATGCCGAGAGCGCGCGCCCCGATTCCGGTCGCGAGGAACTCGCCGCCGTACTTCGCGAACCCGAATGATTCCGGCGCGAGACCGATGAGGAGGAGCCCTGCGAGAAGCCCACTTCTTTTCATGCTGCCGACGAATTTCCTTTCGGGAGCCTTTGGCCGGCCGAGGCGCGGCCGTGTGGGGGGCTCAATCGCGGGTCGGAGCCGAACTCCAAGGTGAATTGTACCCCTTCCGCGCTTCCGGGTCAAGACCACCTCCCCTTTCTTCCTTCCCAGAGGGCCCGAAGCCGGGAAAGCTCTCCCCCCTCCCTCGCCGCCGGGCGCCCCGCCCGCTCGAGCTCCCCCCTCCTCCGTTCCCTCGCTCGCTTCATCGTTTCGACCGCGCGATCGAAATCGTAGAGGGCGTTTCCTTCCCCCCAGGTGAACGGCGGGACGTAGCCCCCGACGAGCCCCCTCTCTCCGAAGAGGTTGCTCGCCGCGCCGACGACGGCCCCCGTTCCGATCCGCGTTCCGATCGCGCTCTTCACGTGGTCCCCGATGAAGCAGCCGAGCTTCCGAAGCCCGGTGTCGACCGAGCCTTCTCCCCAGTCGACGCGGATCGTCCCGTAGTTGTTCTTTAGGTCCGAATTGTTCGTGCCGGCGCCGAGGTTGACCCACTCCCCGACGTACGCATGCCCGAGAAAGCCCTCGTGCTGCTTGTTCGAGAAGGCGCCGAAGACGGTCTCCTCCACCTCGCCCGCCGCCCGGCTCCCCTCGCCGATCGTCGTCCCGGGCCCGATGCGGGAGCCGGACTTGATCCGTGCGTCCGGGCGGATCCAGAGAGGTCCCCGGAGCACGGCGTGCGCCTCGATGGCGGCCCGCTCCCCGATGCGGACCGGGCCGCCCTTCGCGTCGAGGAGGACGAACGGTTCGATCGCCGCGTCCTTCCCGAGGAAGACGCCCGCTTGTCCGAGGACGCGCGCGTCGGGAAGGTCGCCGCCGGATGCGGGCGCGTACGTGAAGCAATCAAGATCGGGGCGCCGGCGGCACGCGTCGAGAAGGGACCCGTCCTCTCCGATACGGCGCGCGTTCCCTGCCACGAGGTCCCACGGGTTCTCCACGATCGCTCCCGATCCCTCGGATGCCGGAAGATCCCCGCGAAGGTCATCGAGGAGCGGATCGTCCCCGCCGCCCGCGGCGCGTTTGGAATCCGCGAGGACCGCGAGGATCCTCCCTCCGTGCGTCCACGCGCGCGGCCGATCGCCGTTCGTTCGGATCGTCTCCGCGAGCGACGGCTCCGGGATCGAGAGCCGGTTCACGAAGAGAACGCATTCCGACTCGCTCGTGTCGAACCCCGCATCGAAGAGAACGAGACGCCAACGCTCCTCGAACGTGAAGCCCCCGAAGAGAAGGCGCTCGAGAGGGCGGACCGGAAAAAGACCGCGAAAGGGGCCGCTCCGGGCTTCGTCAGCGAAGAGGACGCGGGCCAAGGGCCTCTCCTGGGCGGCGTCGTGCCGAGGGCCGGACTCGAACCGGCACGAAGTTGAGAACTTCAGCGGATTTTAAGTCCGCGGCGTCTACCCGTTTCGCCACCTCGGCGCTTGCGGGCGGAAACGGAGCGGAGAGAAAGGCGGCACCCGGATTCGAACCGGGGATCAAGGATTTGCAGTCCTCTGCCTTAGCCACTTGGCTATGCCGCCTCGCGCAGGCTCGCAGGGCTTCATGGACGACGATGGAGCGGGAAACGGGACTTGAACCCGCGACATCCACCTTGGCAAGGTGGCGCTCTACCACTGAGCTATTCCCGCTCTCCATAACAACGAACGTTCGGGCGGCGGCCCTCCGTCACGCGTCCGGATAGAACCGCTCGCCCCTCTTCCGGTAACGACCGGCCCAATCATAGTACCGGATCCGGAGCAGGTCAACCAGCATTCGGGACGCATCCCGAAGCGGATCGACGCGCGTGTCCTCCCGGTTGATCCAGACGACCGGGATCTCGCGGACGGCGAGCCCGTGTTTTCGGGCGACGAAGAGGATCTCCACGTCGAAGCTGTATCGATCAATGCGGAGGAGCGGCAGAAGCGGAAGGAGCGCGCTTCGCCGAAACGCCTTGAAGCCGCATTGGGTGTCCGAGAACCCGGAGAGGGAGAGAAGGCGGACGATTCGATTGTAGACCCGTCCCATCGTCTCCCGATACCACGGCTGGCGGACGCGGACATCCGACCCCGGGAGGTCGCGCGAGCCGATCGCGAGGTCGCACCCGGCCTCCAGAGCGGCGAGCAGCTTCTCCGCTTCCTCGATCGGCGTGGAGAGGTCGGCGTCCGAGAAGAGAACGAACGCGCCCCTCGCTTCCTCGATCCCGCGGCGGACCGTGTATCCCTTCCCGCGGTTCGTCTCGTTCCGAAGGGGGCGGCATTCCGGGCGGCGCTCGGCGAAGGCGCGCGCGAGGCGGCTCGTTTCGTCGCCGCTCCCGTCGTCGATCGCGAGGATCTCGAAGGGCGCGCCCCGCCCGGAGAGGTACGCGTGAATTCGTTCAAGAGACGCGGGGAGGACCTTCTCTTCGTTGAAGGCCGGCACGACCACCGAGAGGCGCGGAGGGCTCCCCGGGCTCTGTGGATCGCTCAACGCTCGTCCCCGGC is a window from the Candidatus Eisenbacteria bacterium genome containing:
- a CDS encoding ATP-binding protein, encoding MAKIRVLPESAANRIAAGEVVERPASVAKELVENALDADARAIEVRVEEGGGALIEVADDGAGMDAEDARLAFARHATSKIRDADDILRVATFGFRGEALPSIASVAEVELLTAPEGGEGTRLVLRAGRLIREE
- the mutS gene encoding DNA mismatch repair protein MutS — its product is MDARTPMMRQYWAVKEQHPDAILFFRMGDFFEMFHEDAEVASQLLGLTLTTRSKGEETPIPLAGVPWHKADHYIDRLLRLGCKVAVCDQTEDPKKAKGLVRREVTEVITPGTALVGSLLEGKRPNYLVALAPGAGREKRAWGIAAIDLAAGDFRIGEIADEEIAEEVARFEPSELLLPEGKRGSFSLTAAGSREPSLTHVEDWKFDAESGERALKNHLGVETLDGFGCADLAGGLAAAAALLDYLRALGRTDLRHIDRVLPIRTRDHLILDETTRRNLEIFRPIREGAESGTLIGVLDATVTAMGGRLLRDWLLRPLVDPARIEERLEAVAEAVRRSSWREEVRDLLRRFGDLERLAGKIVLGRGTPRDVVALKGSLRLVPHLRERLAGAESRRFAALAERAESLDALADLIERAIVDEPPLSMKEGGVIREGFDAELDDLRSIGTDGRGWIAGFQERERKKTGIPNLKVGYNKVFGYYIEVSKSRSQEVPPSYTRKQTLVGAERYITPELKEQEERILGAEERIRALEEERFVEVRAAAAAEGPRIRRIGEAAAAIDVLLALADCAVRRKYARPRVDGENRIRIRAGRHPVVEAILGPGRFVPNDTDLDAAESQIHILTGPNMAGKSTYLRQVALIQILAQAGSFVPAESAELGAADRIFTRVGAADDLARGQSTFLVEMTETANILHNATPRSLVLLDEIGRGTSTFDGVSIAWAVVEYLHRHEEVGAKTLFATHYHELAVLADELARVRNFSVLVKEYGDRVVFLRQVVPGSVDRSYGIQVARLAGLPEEVVRRAKEVLAHLEREHVTKPIDVLGKGVPRQIPLFRSEEERIADEIREIDPDRLPPLEGLRLLHEWKSRLGPANGGA
- a CDS encoding SPOR domain-containing protein, encoding MPDVERRRSRSGDLLLAILIPLAIGSAPAVGGIFSAADELLAAGEAEEARAELRRIADEHEGSALGNEALFRWNELEPDGPVYLERLARLADRWDDPRAWFALGRYRFAVGAYRAAADDFGKAARLLAGEEKMDASCWRGLALVAAGEVDSGIQLLLGTAENGRDAPPAIRARYLAAEALSRKGSLDRAASVLKPLLAGRHDFSAPALLLKARLEGADTREDRAAAGSGETPRRAPEEVAAEAAAPPAPPPRDTILAVYYVQIASFEDESNARRFVAGERARGVGAIDVYPSGGEGRVLYRVRVGPFATPEEAQTAREHLSRQGLGGDIVRALPEDE
- a CDS encoding tetratricopeptide repeat protein: MLGNYGRPESPAVLLLGLLFLLAVAGLIVWILRRRRPAPRPRYVEALNALLEGDEENALRELRQTVQVDPTNTDAYLRLGSLLRKRGALDRALRIHRDLDVGTILRRKLSAEEKARVREAIADDLLALRRTEEALQVLSGLLAHDKENARIRSKMVALHERRSEWDEAYELFREGMKIRKEKAPEKLARYRAICGSSVLQAGDAERAKLIFLEALKLHPECAEALYRLGAIAYDAGEMEEAIGYWERFHQAAPELAYVTFDRLEQALFETGNLNRLEEVFQAILGRAPENPPTLLALSDFYSRRGEDNKAIDSARRAVESDPSSSAARSRLLYLLCTNRTPERAVREAADFLKENPIPTPPLACPRCGFPGEEPFWRCPQCLTWNAAAPGPATSSSRS
- a CDS encoding LapA family protein, which encodes MGRILTSFLLLLILLLVLGIAVLNPEPRVKLNLYFGTFYDVPLVLALFLAFLLGSLLTFLYLLVHTIRLQFRIRELRMRNKQYEKELIALRNIPVVDEDEGNPLSERP
- a CDS encoding PorV/PorQ family protein, which codes for MKRSGLLAGLLLIGLAPESFGFAKYGGEFLATGIGARALGMGGAFVSVADDATAGYWNPAGMIFVERREIVFMHSERFGDLVNYDAGSFVQQLGTANENRAAFGFSFVRTGIDDIGYTELDSTTLRPYVSRWVSDAEWGFFFSYGRLWKSWAAVGGSAKILRKSIGDDSALGIGFDVGTLLRPWRRLSVGINVQDATTTFLAWKKETETILPTVKLGVSYPFHLPSIGGRLTLAADIDARFEGRKYATAYWMGEASADLRLGLEYFFRERLALRLGQERSGENAFAAGAGFRIPFGGNALSLDYAFLTNADLDDTHRVSGSFAF
- a CDS encoding glycosyltransferase family 2 protein, with product MSDPQSPGSPPRLSVVVPAFNEEKVLPASLERIHAYLSGRGAPFEILAIDDGSGDETSRLARAFAERRPECRPLRNETNRGKGYTVRRGIEEARGAFVLFSDADLSTPIEEAEKLLAALEAGCDLAIGSRDLPGSDVRVRQPWYRETMGRVYNRIVRLLSLSGFSDTQCGFKAFRRSALLPLLPLLRIDRYSFDVEILFVARKHGLAVREIPVVWINREDTRVDPLRDASRMLVDLLRIRYYDWAGRYRKRGERFYPDA